The following coding sequences lie in one Flavobacterium cyclinae genomic window:
- the infC gene encoding translation initiation factor IF-3 codes for MNNLIRVPEVRLVGENIEPGVYKIAEALRLAEEQEVDLVEISPNAEPPVCKLMDYGKFLYQQKKREKELKAKSTQIVIKEIRFGPQTDEHDYEFKKKNAIKFLQDGAKLKAFVFFKGRSIIYKEQGQILLLRLAQELEEFGKVEAMPVLEGKRMIMYIAPKKKK; via the coding sequence ATCAACAATTTGATTCGTGTACCTGAAGTACGTTTAGTAGGCGAAAATATTGAGCCTGGAGTTTACAAAATAGCAGAAGCCCTTCGCTTAGCTGAAGAGCAAGAAGTTGATTTGGTAGAGATTTCTCCAAATGCTGAACCGCCGGTTTGTAAATTGATGGATTATGGTAAGTTTTTGTACCAACAAAAGAAGAGAGAAAAAGAGCTTAAAGCAAAATCTACTCAGATTGTAATTAAGGAGATCCGTTTTGGACCTCAAACAGATGAGCATGATTATGAGTTTAAGAAAAAGAATGCCATCAAATTTTTACAAGACGGTGCTAAATTAAAAGCCTTTGTATTCTTTAAAGGACGTTCGATTATCTATAAAGAGCAAGGACAAATTTTATTATTACGTTTAGCTCAAGAATTGGAAGAGTTTGGAAAAGTTGAAGCGATGCCAGTTTTAGAAGGAAAACGTATGATTATGTACATTGCTCCGAAAAAGAAAAAGTAA
- the thrS gene encoding threonine--tRNA ligase has translation MIKVTLPDGSVKEMAQGVTPMDVAKSISEGLARNVISASYNGTTIETTTTLTTDGTLILYTWNDKEGKKAFWHSTSHVMAQALEEIFPGIKLTLGPAIDNGFYYDVDFGDKKITDADFKKIEDRVLEISREKHEFKMRSVSKAEALEVYKDNEYKTELISNLEDGTITFCDHSNFFDLCRGGHIPNTGIIKAMKILSVAGAYWRGDEKNKQLTRVYGISFPKQKDLTDYLELLEEAKRRDHRKLGKELELFHFSQKVGQGLPLWLPKGAALRDRLEQFLKKAQKKAGYEQVVTPHIGMKDLYVTSGHYAKYGADSFQPINTPAEGEEFLLKPMNCPHHCEIYNARPWSYKDLPKRYAEFGTVYRYEQSGELHGLTRVRGFTQDDAHIFCTPDQLDAEFKNVIDLVLYVFGSLGFENFTAQVSVRDLNNPDKYIGSVENWEKAENAIISAAKDKGLNYVIEAGEAAFYGPKLDFMVKDALGRSWQLGTIQVDYNLPERFELSYKGADDKLHRPVMIHRAPFGSMERFIAILLEHTAGNFPIWLMPEQAIILSLSEKYENYAKKVLDLLENHEIRALIDNRNETIGKKIREAEMNKYPFMLIVGEEEEKNGTISVRQRGQEGKGNVSVTIEQFAAMINEEINKTLKQF, from the coding sequence ATGATAAAAGTTACTTTACCCGACGGGTCGGTTAAGGAGATGGCTCAAGGAGTTACTCCGATGGATGTTGCGAAAAGCATTAGTGAAGGTTTGGCTAGAAACGTGATTTCGGCTTCTTATAATGGTACCACTATTGAAACGACGACGACCTTAACGACGGACGGTACACTTATATTATATACATGGAATGACAAAGAGGGAAAAAAAGCTTTTTGGCATTCGACTTCTCACGTGATGGCGCAAGCTTTGGAAGAAATTTTCCCTGGTATTAAATTAACACTTGGACCTGCGATTGATAATGGTTTTTATTACGACGTAGATTTTGGTGATAAAAAAATTACGGATGCCGATTTCAAAAAGATTGAAGACCGTGTGTTAGAAATTTCGAGAGAGAAGCATGAATTTAAAATGCGTTCGGTTTCTAAAGCAGAAGCATTGGAGGTTTATAAAGATAATGAGTACAAAACAGAATTGATTTCGAATTTAGAAGACGGAACGATTACGTTCTGCGATCATTCGAACTTCTTTGATTTGTGTCGTGGTGGTCATATTCCGAATACGGGTATTATCAAAGCGATGAAAATTTTATCGGTAGCAGGTGCTTACTGGAGAGGTGATGAAAAGAATAAGCAGTTAACTCGTGTTTATGGAATTTCGTTCCCAAAACAAAAAGATTTAACGGATTACCTTGAATTATTAGAAGAAGCAAAACGCCGTGATCATAGAAAATTAGGAAAAGAATTAGAATTATTCCATTTTTCACAAAAAGTAGGTCAAGGGTTACCATTATGGTTGCCTAAAGGTGCTGCTTTACGCGATAGATTAGAGCAATTCTTGAAAAAAGCACAGAAAAAAGCAGGTTACGAACAAGTAGTTACGCCTCATATTGGAATGAAAGACTTGTATGTGACTTCTGGCCACTATGCTAAATATGGAGCGGATAGCTTCCAACCAATCAATACTCCTGCGGAAGGCGAAGAGTTCTTGTTAAAACCCATGAACTGTCCACACCACTGTGAGATTTACAATGCAAGACCTTGGTCATACAAAGATTTACCAAAGCGTTATGCTGAATTTGGAACGGTGTATCGTTATGAGCAATCGGGTGAATTGCATGGATTGACTCGCGTTAGAGGATTTACTCAGGATGATGCGCACATTTTCTGTACGCCTGATCAATTGGATGCGGAGTTCAAAAATGTTATTGACTTAGTATTATATGTATTTGGATCTTTAGGATTTGAAAACTTTACGGCTCAGGTATCGGTTCGTGATTTAAACAATCCAGATAAATATATAGGTAGCGTTGAAAACTGGGAAAAAGCTGAAAATGCAATTATCAGTGCTGCGAAAGATAAAGGATTAAATTATGTGATTGAAGCTGGTGAAGCGGCTTTCTATGGTCCGAAATTGGATTTCATGGTGAAAGATGCTTTAGGCAGAAGTTGGCAATTAGGAACCATTCAGGTAGATTACAACTTACCTGAGCGTTTTGAATTGTCTTATAAAGGTGCGGATGACAAGTTACATCGCCCTGTTATGATTCACCGAGCGCCTTTTGGTTCGATGGAACGTTTTATAGCTATTTTATTGGAACACACAGCAGGAAATTTCCCAATTTGGTTGATGCCAGAGCAGGCTATTATCTTGTCTTTGAGTGAGAAATATGAAAATTATGCGAAAAAAGTTTTAGATTTGCTAGAAAATCACGAAATTCGCGCCCTAATTGACAACCGAAATGAAACAATCGGTAAGAAAATTAGAGAAGCGGAGATGAACAAATATCCGTTTATGCTGATTGTTGGCGAGGAAGAAGAGAAAAACGGAACCATTTCTGTGAGACAACGCGGACAAGAAGGAAAAGGAAATGTATCGGTTACTATTGAGCAATTTGCTGCAATGATAAACGAAGAAATCAATAAAACATTAAAACAATTTTAA
- a CDS encoding IS3 family transposase (programmed frameshift): MSTKKKISKIPTVPQIYSEAFKRQVVSEFERGLFTKAELRRRYNILGSSCIPRWLKKYGKFTYEDKLTIGRPMKDPQQQRIKELEAQLAKKEEELKVFKRFIEIAERELKIDIGKKVWFQAVEEININSSLTIYELCELFGYTKQAFYKRKSKVKTPKYNSELLRSLVVTIRKQLPRTGGKKLHVMLQDEFIKHHISIGRDNFLDFLKAEYLQVPKARRYYKTTNSRHWMKRYPNLISNLVLNRPEQVWVADITYLRTKEKTYYLHLLTDACSKKIVGYQLSDNLMSSTTVKALEMALIKRKTKNQLIHHSDRGLQYCSKEYTELLKKNNILISMTQEYDPYENAVAERVNGILKEEFGLHEIFENYQNLNKQVTQAITLYNNFRIHMSINMITPNQAHQQKIIHLKQWKKINRNRINSVTI, encoded by the exons ATGTCAACAAAAAAGAAAATTTCAAAAATTCCAACTGTCCCACAAATTTACAGCGAAGCATTTAAACGTCAAGTTGTAAGTGAATTTGAGAGGGGTTTATTTACAAAAGCAGAGCTTCGAAGACGTTACAATATTTTAGGTAGTAGTTGTATACCAAGATGGTTAAAAAAATATGGTAAATTTACCTATGAAGATAAATTAACTATTGGTCGTCCTATGAAAGATCCTCAACAACAGCGTATAAAAGAGCTAGAAGCTCAATTAGCGAAAAAAGAAGAAGAATTAAAAGTATTTAAACGATTTATTGAAATAGCTGAACGTGAACTTAAAATTGATATTG GTAAAAAAGTCTGGTTCCAAGCAGTCGAAGAAATAAATATAAATAGTTCATTGACTATTTATGAGTTATGCGAACTGTTTGGATACACAAAACAAGCATTTTACAAGCGAAAGTCAAAGGTAAAAACACCTAAATACAACTCAGAATTATTACGAAGTTTGGTAGTTACTATTCGTAAGCAATTACCCCGAACAGGTGGTAAAAAACTTCATGTAATGTTACAAGATGAATTTATAAAACACCATATATCAATTGGTCGGGATAATTTTTTAGATTTTTTAAAAGCAGAATATTTACAAGTTCCTAAAGCTCGAAGATATTACAAAACAACAAATTCAAGACATTGGATGAAACGATATCCAAATTTAATTAGCAATTTAGTACTTAACAGACCTGAGCAGGTTTGGGTTGCTGATATAACATATTTACGAACAAAAGAGAAAACATATTATTTGCATTTACTCACTGATGCGTGTTCCAAGAAAATTGTAGGATATCAATTGTCAGATAATTTAATGAGCTCAACTACTGTAAAAGCTTTAGAAATGGCTTTGATTAAGAGGAAAACAAAAAATCAACTCATTCACCATTCTGATAGAGGTTTACAATACTGTAGTAAAGAGTATACCGAATTGTTAAAGAAAAACAATATTTTAATTAGTATGACGCAAGAATACGACCCATATGAAAATGCAGTGGCAGAAAGAGTAAATGGAATTTTAAAAGAAGAATTTGGTTTACATGAAATATTTGAAAACTATCAAAATTTAAACAAACAAGTTACACAGGCCATAACTTTATACAACAATTTTAGAATACATATGTCAATTAATATGATAACTCCAAACCAAGCACATCAACAAAAAATAATACATTTAAAACAATGGAAAAAAATAAATCGTAACAGAATTAATTCTGTTACGATTTAA
- a CDS encoding MBL fold metallo-hydrolase, whose amino-acid sequence MKIEQIYTGCIAHAAYYIESNGEAAIVDPLREVQPYIEKANKDNAKIKYIFETHFHADFVSGHLDLAKKTGASIVYGPTAKPNFECIVATDGQEFKVGTVTIKAIHTPGHTLESTCYLVTDETGKQHGIITGDTLFIGDVGRPDLAQELVEDLTQEVLASHLYDSLRNKIMPLNDDLIIYPNHGAGSACGKNMSKETTDTLGNQKKVNYALRADMTKEEFIKELLDGLTPPPAYFPQNVLMNIQGYESLDAVMSKAETPLHPKEFEAVANQTDALILDVRNENDFVKEHIPGSIFIGLHGQFAPWVGALIRDTKQPILLITPEGKEVETITRLSRVGFDNTLGFLLGGIEGWKAAGYETDSIESISPEVFATQYETAPVIDSRKPGEYTAQHVVNAKNIPLDYVNEQLAEVPKDEKFFIHCAGGYRSVIMSSILKARGYHNMINVEKGMAGIRTTDVPLTAYVCPSTLK is encoded by the coding sequence ATGAAAATCGAACAAATATATACTGGATGCATTGCTCACGCTGCGTATTACATTGAAAGTAATGGAGAAGCTGCAATTGTGGATCCATTGAGAGAAGTTCAACCTTATATCGAAAAAGCGAATAAAGACAACGCTAAAATCAAATACATTTTTGAAACGCATTTTCATGCAGATTTCGTTTCAGGACATTTAGATTTAGCAAAGAAAACTGGAGCTTCTATTGTTTATGGTCCAACTGCAAAGCCAAATTTTGAATGTATTGTTGCAACAGATGGACAAGAATTTAAAGTTGGTACTGTTACAATCAAAGCAATTCACACTCCAGGCCATACATTAGAAAGTACTTGCTATTTAGTTACTGATGAAACTGGAAAACAACACGGAATCATCACGGGAGACACATTATTCATCGGTGATGTAGGTCGTCCTGATTTAGCACAAGAATTAGTAGAAGATCTAACACAAGAAGTTTTAGCAAGTCATCTATATGATTCATTACGTAATAAAATTATGCCGTTAAACGATGATTTAATTATTTATCCAAATCACGGTGCCGGTAGTGCGTGTGGAAAAAACATGAGTAAAGAAACTACTGATACTTTAGGGAATCAAAAGAAAGTCAACTATGCTTTAAGAGCCGATATGACTAAAGAAGAATTCATCAAAGAATTATTAGATGGATTAACGCCTCCTCCTGCTTATTTTCCACAAAATGTATTGATGAATATTCAAGGTTATGAAAGTTTGGATGCCGTAATGTCAAAAGCAGAAACGCCTTTACATCCAAAAGAATTTGAAGCGGTTGCGAATCAAACAGATGCTTTAATTTTAGATGTACGAAACGAGAATGACTTCGTAAAAGAACATATACCAGGATCTATTTTCATTGGATTACATGGGCAATTTGCTCCTTGGGTTGGAGCATTAATCAGAGATACCAAACAACCTATTTTATTAATTACGCCAGAAGGAAAAGAAGTAGAAACCATTACAAGATTATCTCGTGTAGGATTTGATAATACGTTAGGTTTTTTATTAGGAGGAATCGAAGGATGGAAAGCCGCAGGTTACGAAACGGACAGTATTGAATCTATTTCGCCTGAAGTTTTCGCAACACAATATGAAACTGCACCAGTTATCGACTCAAGAAAACCAGGAGAATATACAGCGCAACACGTTGTAAATGCTAAAAATATTCCATTAGACTACGTAAACGAACAATTAGCCGAAGTACCAAAAGATGAGAAATTCTTCATTCATTGTGCAGGTGGCTATCGTTCAGTAATTATGTCGTCAATATTAAAAGCTAGAGGCTACCATAACATGATTAACGTAGAAAAAGGAATGGCCGGCATCAGAACTACTGATGTTCCATTAACAGCTTATGTTTGTCCGAGTACATTGAAATAA
- a CDS encoding sulfite exporter TauE/SafE family protein, with product MEILGYVGALFIGLVLGLTGGGGSILTVPILVYLMSVSPVTATAYSLFIVGTTSTFGAIQNYRKNLIDIKNGFIFAIPSFIAVYLTRKYIVPEIPKVIIESPILITKNTFLMLFFAVIMIFGALSVLKKKSQDTNNEEKRNLILIGIQTFTIGIIIGLVGAGGGFLIIPSLILFAKLPMRKAVGTSLFIIAMNSLVGFMGDVQNLEIDWLFLLTFSAISVVGIFVGMYLTKYTNESQLKKIFAYFVLLMAAIILLKEM from the coding sequence ATGGAGATTTTAGGCTATGTTGGCGCATTATTTATTGGATTAGTTTTAGGACTAACAGGCGGAGGTGGGTCAATTTTAACCGTTCCGATTTTGGTGTACTTAATGAGTGTAAGTCCTGTTACAGCAACTGCTTACTCCTTATTTATTGTTGGAACAACATCTACTTTTGGTGCGATTCAAAACTATAGAAAAAACTTAATCGATATTAAAAACGGATTCATTTTTGCCATTCCGTCTTTTATAGCAGTTTATTTAACACGTAAATATATTGTACCCGAAATCCCTAAAGTCATAATAGAATCACCAATTCTCATCACGAAAAACACGTTTCTAATGTTGTTTTTTGCAGTGATTATGATTTTCGGAGCACTTTCAGTATTAAAAAAGAAAAGTCAAGACACCAATAACGAAGAAAAAAGAAATCTAATTCTAATAGGAATTCAAACCTTCACTATTGGAATCATCATAGGATTGGTTGGAGCTGGTGGCGGATTTTTAATAATTCCGTCATTGATTTTATTTGCCAAATTACCAATGCGAAAAGCCGTTGGGACTTCCCTATTCATTATCGCCATGAACTCTTTAGTTGGATTTATGGGTGATGTACAAAATTTAGAAATCGATTGGTTGTTTTTATTAACATTTTCAGCTATTTCAGTTGTTGGAATATTTGTGGGAATGTACCTCACAAAATACACGAATGAAAGCCAATTAAAGAAGATTTTTGCTTACTTTGTATTACTCATGGCGGCAATTATCTTGTTAAAAGAAATGTAA
- a CDS encoding Crp/Fnr family transcriptional regulator — translation MKDILTQSYGYIFEEALIDEIAKVAVYKEFKADEFLIEIGDYIKSMPLLLTGAIKILREDENGDELLLYFLERGDTCAMTLTCCMGQSKSRIRAIAETDGAMLMIPVEKMEEWLTKYKTWRNFVFDSYNVRLNEMLEAIDTLAFMNLDERLYKYLTDKAKVIGDTEIKNTHQEIAYEMHTSRVVISRLLKALELQGKIKLHRNKIEILQF, via the coding sequence ATGAAAGACATACTAACGCAATCCTACGGGTATATTTTTGAAGAAGCTTTAATAGATGAAATTGCAAAAGTAGCTGTATACAAAGAATTTAAGGCCGATGAATTTTTAATCGAAATTGGTGATTATATAAAATCCATGCCACTTTTATTAACGGGTGCTATTAAAATATTGAGAGAAGATGAAAATGGCGATGAACTTTTATTATATTTTTTAGAACGTGGTGATACGTGTGCCATGACGCTGACTTGTTGTATGGGACAATCTAAAAGTCGCATTCGTGCTATAGCAGAAACCGATGGAGCGATGTTGATGATTCCTGTTGAAAAAATGGAAGAATGGTTGACCAAATACAAAACATGGAGAAACTTCGTATTTGATAGTTACAATGTCCGATTAAACGAAATGTTAGAAGCGATTGACACCTTGGCTTTCATGAATTTAGACGAACGCTTATACAAATATTTAACCGATAAGGCAAAAGTAATTGGCGATACCGAAATTAAAAATACACATCAAGAAATTGCTTACGAAATGCATACTTCAAGAGTTGTAATTTCCCGATTATTAAAAGCCTTAGAATTGCAAGGCAAAATCAAATTACACCGAAATAAAATCGAAATCCTTCAATTCTAA
- the mnmE gene encoding tRNA uridine-5-carboxymethylaminomethyl(34) synthesis GTPase MnmE gives MIPQETIVALATPSGAGAIAIIRLSGKDAITIAAEVFQSVSGKDITKQKTHTIHLGHIVDPSTSSGQAGKVYDQVLLSIFKGPNSYTGENVIEISCHGSTFIQQQIIQLLLRKGAKMAQAGEFTLRAFLNGKLDLSQAEAVADLIASDNEASHQIAMQQMRGGFSNEIAKLREELLNFASLIELELDFAEEDVEFADRTQFHDLLERIEFVLKRLIDSFAVGNVIKNGIPVAIVGEPNVGKSTLLNALLNEERAIVSDIAGTTRDTIEDELVIDGIGFRFIDTAGIRETKDVVESIGIQKTFEKIEQAQVVLFLVDSSKLSVDSLALLKNETEQIINKYPLKTVVVIANKADLLSLEQKNTIQATIDNIHFLSAKHKEGIDELKNTLLSFVNTGALRNNETIVTNTRHYDSLLKALEEIQKVKWGLDSGLSSDLMAIDIRSALHYFGEITGEVTNDELLGNIFANFCIGK, from the coding sequence ATGATTCCACAAGAAACCATAGTTGCATTAGCTACACCGTCTGGAGCGGGTGCGATTGCTATTATTCGATTATCTGGTAAAGATGCTATTACGATAGCTGCTGAAGTATTTCAATCGGTTTCAGGAAAAGATATCACGAAACAGAAGACGCATACGATTCACTTAGGGCATATTGTAGACCCTTCGACAAGCTCAGGACAGGCTGGCAAAGTGTACGACCAAGTGTTACTTTCGATTTTCAAAGGTCCGAATTCGTACACAGGGGAAAACGTGATTGAAATTTCGTGTCATGGTTCTACTTTTATTCAACAACAAATCATCCAATTATTGCTTCGTAAAGGCGCTAAAATGGCGCAAGCAGGTGAATTTACTTTACGAGCATTTTTAAACGGGAAATTAGACTTATCACAAGCAGAAGCGGTGGCTGATTTGATTGCTTCGGACAATGAAGCGAGTCACCAAATTGCGATGCAACAAATGCGTGGCGGTTTCAGTAACGAGATTGCTAAATTGCGTGAAGAATTACTGAATTTTGCTTCTCTAATCGAATTAGAATTAGACTTTGCAGAAGAAGATGTGGAATTTGCCGATAGAACACAATTTCATGATTTATTGGAAAGAATTGAATTCGTTTTAAAACGTTTGATTGATTCGTTTGCTGTTGGTAACGTAATTAAAAACGGAATTCCAGTAGCTATTGTAGGCGAACCAAATGTTGGAAAATCGACTTTATTGAATGCTTTATTGAATGAAGAACGCGCCATTGTTTCTGACATTGCAGGAACAACTCGTGATACGATTGAAGATGAATTAGTAATCGACGGAATTGGTTTCCGATTTATTGATACGGCAGGAATTCGTGAAACAAAGGATGTGGTGGAAAGTATTGGAATTCAGAAGACATTTGAGAAGATTGAGCAAGCGCAAGTAGTTCTTTTCTTGGTTGACAGTTCTAAGTTGTCTGTTGACAGTTTAGCTTTGCTAAAAAATGAAACTGAACAGATTATAAACAAATATCCTTTAAAAACGGTTGTAGTTATTGCTAATAAGGCTGATTTACTTTCATTGGAACAAAAAAACACTATACAAGCTACAATCGACAATATACATTTTTTAAGTGCTAAACATAAAGAAGGAATAGATGAATTAAAAAACACTTTACTTTCATTCGTAAACACTGGTGCATTAAGAAATAATGAAACGATTGTTACCAATACACGTCACTATGATTCATTATTAAAAGCATTAGAGGAAATTCAAAAAGTAAAATGGGGATTGGATTCAGGGCTTTCTTCTGACTTAATGGCGATTGATATTCGTTCTGCTCTACACTATTTTGGAGAGATTACTGGAGAAGTTACTAACGACGAGCTTTTAGGAAATATTTTTGCGAATTTTTGTATCGGGAAGTAA
- the dnaN gene encoding DNA polymerase III subunit beta, whose protein sequence is MKFIVSSSYLLKQLQVLGSVINSSNTLPILDNFLFELDNNQLKVSASDLETTMTATLEIDSTSQGSVAIPAKLLLDILKTFPEQPLTFTVEDNSTVEISSNSGKYAIAYAPGEEFPKAVVLDDPSKTLVPAEVLATAISKTIFAAGNDDLRPVMSGVFFQFSPEGLIFVATDAHKLVKYARTDVKASQVADFIMPKKPLNILKGILAASDAEVAIEYNDSNATFSFENYVLTCRLIDGKYPNYEAVIPKENPNKLLINRVQFLNSVRRVAIFANKTTHQIRLKIAGTELNISAEDIDYSNKADERLTCDYQGDDMQIGFNSRFLTEMLNNLSSDEIQLEMSMPNRAGILTPVDGLDEGETVTMLVMPVMLSN, encoded by the coding sequence ATGAAGTTTATAGTATCGAGTTCGTATTTATTAAAACAATTACAAGTTTTAGGAAGTGTTATCAACAGTAGTAACACCTTACCTATCCTTGATAATTTCCTATTTGAATTAGACAACAACCAATTAAAAGTTTCTGCTTCTGATTTAGAAACAACCATGACGGCTACGTTAGAAATTGATTCTACAAGTCAAGGAAGTGTTGCTATTCCAGCAAAACTTTTATTAGATATCTTAAAAACCTTCCCAGAGCAACCGTTAACGTTTACCGTTGAAGACAATTCGACCGTAGAAATTAGCTCAAACTCGGGTAAATATGCCATTGCTTATGCACCAGGAGAAGAATTTCCTAAAGCGGTAGTTTTAGATGATCCTTCAAAAACATTAGTTCCTGCTGAAGTATTAGCAACTGCAATAAGTAAAACCATCTTCGCTGCTGGAAACGATGATTTACGCCCTGTAATGAGTGGTGTTTTCTTCCAATTTTCACCAGAAGGATTAATCTTCGTTGCTACAGACGCACACAAATTAGTAAAATATGCTCGCACCGATGTAAAAGCATCTCAAGTAGCGGATTTTATTATGCCAAAAAAACCTTTAAACATTTTAAAAGGAATTTTAGCAGCATCAGATGCTGAAGTAGCTATCGAATATAACGATTCTAATGCAACTTTTTCTTTCGAGAATTATGTATTAACTTGTCGTTTGATCGATGGAAAATATCCAAACTACGAGGCGGTAATTCCAAAAGAAAATCCAAACAAATTATTAATCAACAGAGTTCAGTTTTTAAACTCGGTTCGTCGTGTGGCTATCTTTGCTAACAAAACAACGCACCAAATCCGTTTAAAAATAGCAGGAACCGAATTGAATATATCAGCAGAAGATATCGATTACTCTAACAAAGCAGACGAGCGTTTGACTTGTGATTACCAAGGAGACGATATGCAAATCGGGTTCAACTCACGTTTCTTAACGGAAATGTTGAATAATTTATCAAGTGATGAAATCCAATTAGAAATGTCAATGCCAAACAGAGCTGGAATTTTAACTCCAGTAGATGGCTTAGACGAAGGCGAAACAGTTACGATGCTTGTAATGCCAGTAATGTTGAGCAACTAA